AATTTCTCCACAATTTAAAACTCTAACATAAACAAATAATTAGTTCTCTTTTGCTATCTTGTTGATCATTAAGAGAACACCTCTTAATTCCCTTTTCTTGAGTAACTTATCGTTATTCTGTCTCTTTATTCTGCAATTTTTTAATTCAGTATTTAAAACCGTATATTTTCACTTTAAATACTGAGATTCAATTCTTAGGCTAGATATGCGCACATCTGAAAAACAAGTAAAACCTATTGAGATTGATGATATCAATATCATCGAGAACGAAAAAACCAAAAAAGCGATTACTGCAGCTGCATTAGGTAATGCAATTGAATGGTTTGATTTCGGCGTTTATGGTTATGTGGCATACGTTCTCGGTAAAGTATTTTTCCCAGATGCTTCACCAAGTGTGCAAATGATTGCCGCGCTTGCTACATTTTCAGTACCTTTTATTTTCCGTCCATTAGGTGGTCTTTTCTTTGGACATTTAGGTGACAAATACGGACGTCAAAAAGTTCTGGCCATTACTGTCATTATTATGTCCATCAGTACCTTTGGTATTGGCCTTATTCCATCTTATGAAACAATCGGTTTATGGGCACCTATTCTTTTACTCATCGTAAAAATTGTACAAGGCTTCTCCATTGGTGGTGAATACTCAGGTGCTGCGATTTTTGTAGCTGAATATTCTCCGGACCGAAAACGTGGCTTTATGGGAAGCTGGCTTGATTTTGGATCGATAGCTGGCTTTGTACTTGGGGCTGCAACTGTCGCCTTGATCACACACGCCGTGGGTGAGACACGCTTTGCCGAGTGGGGTTGGCGTATTCCCTTCTTTCTCGCTCTACCACTGGGCATAATCGGTTTATATTTACGAAACCGCCTTGAAGAAACCCCTGTATATCAACAGCATTCAGAGCAACAAGCACAAAAAAGCAAACCTCAAAAATTTAGTTTCAAAGAAATTTTTGTTAAACATAAGCGTAGTTTATTGGTGTGCATTGGTCTAGTAATCAGCACTAACGTTACTTACTACATGTTGCTAACTTATTTACCAAGCTATTTTTCGCATAACTTAGGCTATTCAGAAGCACATGGTGCACTTATTATTATTGCGGTTATGGTTGGCATGTTATTTGTACAACCTGTGATTGGTTATTTGAGTGATAAGTTCGGACGTCGCCCATTTATTTTTATTGGAAGCTTTTCTCTTATTTTCTTGTCCTATCCTGCCTTCGTATTACTTAACTCTGGGGTAAATTATCAAATTTTTATAGGCTTACTTATTCTTGCTTTATCTCTCAATATGTCTATCGGAGTGATGGCATCAACTTTACCGGCCCTATTTCCAACTGAAATCCGTTATAGCGCTTTAGGTATTGCCTTTAATTTCTCAGTAGTTATCGCTGGTTTAACCCCAACTCTTACCGCAACGCTAGTTGAAACTACCCATAATCTGATGGTTCCAGCCTATTACTTGATGATTTGCGGGGTGGTAGGTATTGCTACTGCAATGTATTTAAAGGAAACAGCCAATAAGCCTTTAATTGGGGGCGTGCCTATTGCTCACAATATAGAGGAAGCACAAGAGTTACTTGAAGAGTTTCATGAAACTATTGAACAGAAAATTGAAAATATTGATCAGAAAATTCAGGAGCTTCAACAAAAACGTCAAAAACTTGCAGATAAACACCCTGATATAGCATGAGTGAAGCAACGTTTTTCATAAGAGTAGCGACTTAAATGTCGCTATTCTTTTAATATATTTTTCATTCAATTTGATAGTAAAAAAGAATTAACTTAGTAAATCTATTATTAGGAATAATATTTAATAAATAAAAAAGCCAATTCTTTCGAATTAGCTTAATTACAGCAGACCAGCTTTAGTTGAAAATTGCTTCTTGGTTTTATTGTTCGCAACAATCTTCATTCGTTTTTGTTATAGGTCTAACTTAGCTTTCCATTGTGACAATTCAATTAAAAAAACGCCTCAGCCTACCCCAAAACAAACTTAATACATATATAAGTTATTTTAGAGAACTCCATCACAATTTTGATGGGTGCTTATGATAAACAGCTACACAGCAAAAGGTTTAAATCTATTATGCTTGAGTTATCTAATTGTTAAGTATGTATGATGGAACAGCAAACTTTATTACAAGAACTGAACTCACTCATTGAATACTATTCAAAAAGAACCGATTGCCCGCCTAGTCGAATACGCATCGGCTATAGAGCTTATGCAAAACTCATGCAGTGCCCGCCTTTTGCCGATGAAGTAATAAACTCGGCGCTCGATCCAAATAAGCGGAAATATAAAAAGATAAAAATTAAAATTACCAAAGATGATGATCAGTTAGAAATTGAATAGTTTGGTTAAAGATAAAAGCCCATGAACTGAGCTTTTTATCTCCTATATAAAACAGCTTTTAAAACTCGACTTGTACCGTGACCGTATCTTGATAAGTTCCCGCTGGTATCGTGTCTGCGTTTTCATCCACAATTTTTGTAGTAAACACATAGTTCTGCTGAGTTACCCCGTTATGTACCCCCGGGTTAATTGTTGCATTTAAACTCGACCAACGCTCGTTACCGCTTCCCCATCGGTCATTCGATGAATTCTTGAAAATATCGTATTTTAAAAATGTATTTCCCGTTTGTGACTTCATGGCTCGCTGGTTGCCATTTTGCGGGGAAAGTCCATTATTTAAACTGACATAATATGGTGTATTTACAGAGCAACGTATTCCCATAGAAGACTGAACAGGTTCAAGCTTGGAAGCAAACGCCGCCGTACCAAAGTTTACGTCTTGAGCTAAAATTCGGCAGTCTGGAAGTACGGTAATTGAGAGTGAACCAAGCGAGTCTGCCCCACTTCCCCAGTTAAAACCAATACCCAATGCACCGCGTCTAAACCCAGGACTCTCAAAGAACACCCCGATTCCCACAATCGCGACTGCGGGCACAGAATAGAACCATTTTACTTTTAACGGTGAGTCGGCTTGATAAACACCCGGCGATACACTTTGTCCAGCCGGAAGCCGTATGTAGAAAGGTAAATTGCCATCAGGCCCGCTAAAAAGATTGACCAGCGTAAAGCTACTCATGTCTTTTTCTTGGCCTAGACTAATGATTTCATTGTTACTGTCTAGAATAATGGCGTTAAGTTTTTCTCCGGTCTGAGCATTGGTAAATGAATTTGACATTTGCTCAACCCGATATTTTAGGTAGGTCATGTTTGCTAAAGCCAAGCTAAAACCCGTACACGACAAACCCGAATTAAATTGTGATGAGTTTTCACCATTTTCCATTAAGTAAATAGACGGGACCGAAATAGAAGATGTACCTGAAGCGCTCACGCTACATGCAGCATGAGCCATATTTCCCGTCAACATCAGTCCAGAGAACATGCATAAATGTCTGAGTAATTTTTTTGTTTTTATATTCATGGCAAAGATACCTCGTGACAAGTAACAGGTTTAACCACCACAATCTGCTGCTTGGCTTGTTCTACATCTACAGAAAAATCTGCTTTACAAATACTTTGGTCCGAACGCTGAACCGTTACGGTGTTATTCGGTTTTAAATTTTCTAAATAGACAATGCCATCCATTCCCACATAAGAAGACTCTTGATCAGCTCTATGTACTACAGCCCCTACCGGCACAGGTTTGCCATCTGCCTGAGTCAAATAGACATTTGCGGAAATAGACTGATGAACTGGGAACTTAATCACAACACCCGAGCCACGTTTAGCAGCAATACGTTGTTCAACTTGCGTGATAGTGAAGTTTGAAGGTAAATCGATTGGGTCGACGCTGTATTTACCCGAATAGTAAGGCGTCACCGATGGCACAAAAATATGGCCTTTTTTATTACTGCGGCCAATTAAACTGTTTTCGTATCTGACCAGAACATCAGGCACTTGGTTTGTATCAATCAATGCAAAAGATTCACCTAATCGGTTTGAAGCAAATAAATCACCTGCCATATAAATTAGGGAACCGGATAGGCCAAACCAGTAGTTATAGTCATGGTTTCCAGACAGACCAAAGTCAGTATTAATATAACTGTTGCGATAATTGACACGTGCCTGATTTAAATCTTCACTATTTTCATTAAAGCGTCGGGTTAAATCGACACCAAAACCACCTTCAGACGGAACAGAGCGGTTGAAGTTAACGTAGCCAGTATCGCCCTGCTTATTAAACGCATAACCTGAGTTAACAGTCGCGTTTCGCTGAAACAACGGTATCGAAAGCTGAAATGCAGCACTCCATTCTTTTTCGATGAAATCACGGTTGGCACTTAATGAAACAGTCACACCATTCATATAAGTCGGTAAAACAGGCGCCCAAGACAAATTTAAGAAGCGATTTTTAAAGTCATTTGCCTTGGTATTGATATAACCGACGCCAAAAGTTCCAGAGTTTTTGGTCGCAAAATAAGTATTGGCCGTTAAGCTTTTATTGCTATTTACTGAAATTAAATTGCTATATTGCAGCCGTGAAAGGTCGGTATATTCATCATCACGTTGGTTATGGTTAATGCTAAAACCAAACCGATTACGGTTATAGCTGTATCCAACTGTATATTGGTTACCTTCCAAGTCTTTCGTTCGATCTTCAGACATAGATTTGTCGGCTTTACTTTGGGTAAAAGAGGCACTCAGCACACCTAAATTTGCAAGCTTGAGTACAGACCCAGCACCCAATAACTGTAAATCTGAAGAAAGCTCGGTGCGTCCTTCTACAGTCAGCCAGTCATTTACCCCATAACGGGCATCGGCTGCACTTGCAAATTTTCCATAAGAAAAATTCTTAAGTCCGTAGTCTTCTCGAATTTTTCCTAAAGACAATGAGTAATCAAATAAGCCAGGCTTGAGCAAAGTATTAGAAATATAAAATGGGACCGATGTTGTGACTTGACGCCCGACTGCATCAGTCGTAACCACAACGGCTTCCCCTTTACCGTTAATAAAAGGAACATTATTTAAAATAAACGGTCCGGACTGTACTTCTGTTGAGCTAGTTTTTTGCCCATTAATAATTAAGTCGACTGTACTTGGCAACGCGGCTTGCCCAATAAATTGTGGCAATGGATAGGTAATTAAATCCGGTCGGGTTGAATAGTTTCTCTGTACCTGAAAACCACCTAGTCGAACAGAACTTCCCCACGTCGTTTTACTACCGGTAATAATGTCACCCAGTAAAAAAGATGTAGCATTCTTTTGGTTATCAAACTGCCAAGATGTGTCATAACGACGATAGCCGTCATTATCTACAGACTCGGCGTTACCTTCATTTTTGTATTGGTTTTTGACATAGACACCAGAGTTTTTAATGACCCCTAACGGAGAGAAAAAACGCTGCTCAGTAAATAAACTACTGGTTGAACCGCCTTGATAGGGTCTATATGTATAAAAATCATAGTTATTGAGCAGCCCTATACCAGACTGAGCGACTTCCGGCTTATACCATGAGTCTTTACCCAAAACTTGAGTGGGCATCCAAGCGGGCGGAAAATTGAGCTTAAAGTATTGGTTCGAAGATTGATATTCATAGCTTACATCTTTTAATTTATCTAAAGATATCCAATCACTCGCATCACCACTAAACCCCAAGGTCAAAACATCTTGATTCGATAAAGATGTGTCAGTGTTTGTTAATAACTCTTGAGGGATGTTAATTTCTAATTCATCAATCAGCTTCTTTTTTTGTATGAAGTACTCATCATTTTTCACAATCACTGGCACAACTTGCTGGACCGAATATTGGTTCACAACCAAATCGAGATACAGTTTAAAAAGTTGATTAATTTCATTAATGTCTCTTGGTGGTGGAGGCAAATCGCCTGCAAACACAGTATTTGGAATATTTAAACATCCACCCGACAATAAAATCAGCAAAATACTTTTGCATAAATTATTATGCCGAAGGATCATGATGGATCCTCCATTTTGGTGATTTCGATCAATTCTTGTTTAATACCAGAACTGTCCACACCATAAATTTTAGATGTTTTTGCCAACTCATGTGCCGTTGACTGATCAATAGCAAACTTTACAGTGCTATTTGATAAAACATAGCCAAAAGCAGCCTTTCCTAAAGAGATATCATTACCTGTTTTTGAAGTTTTCAGTGCCGAAAGACGCGCAAACTTCTGACCATTATTTTTAAGATATAGCTCAGACTGGCCTTGTTGATTATTGCGAACTGACCACTGTAAAACCGGTTTTGCTAAAGCATTTTTTGCATTAAGTTTTTGACTTTCTTCGGTTAATCCACTGCCAATTCCTTTCCCATAAGCAAACAATGGAATTGAGTAACGCATTTGGAAACTTACTTTAGAAGCATCTTGCTCGTTGCCATCAGAAAGTCGGATCGGCAACTCATCTACAATCAGACGATATGACTGCTCTTTGCCATCCGGCAAATTGACGCTTTTGGTTAAGCGAAGCATATGCTTCTCGCCTGCTTTAATTTTAGCTACAGGCGGGCTTGGTATAATTTCTGATTGCTCACTATAGTTATCTTTTAAGCCATCTTGATTCCATTTAAATACCCGAATTTGCACCATCGCATCGGTCTTACCCGTATTTTGAAGCCAAACCGCAGTTGCCTTTTCATTGGCTTCAATTTTTGGATAAATCGGCCAAATTAGAAAAGTTGCTTGTGCCATCACAGGTGTAACAAGTGATAATGTACTTGCAAATAAAAAAGATTTTAAAATGCCATTTTTAATAAATGCAGAATTGTTCATACAAATCACCATGTAATCATTATTG
The window above is part of the Acinetobacter baumannii genome. Proteins encoded here:
- the csuD gene encoding Csu fimbrial usher CsuD — protein: MILRHNNLCKSILLILLSGGCLNIPNTVFAGDLPPPPRDINEINQLFKLYLDLVVNQYSVQQVVPVIVKNDEYFIQKKKLIDELEINIPQELLTNTDTSLSNQDVLTLGFSGDASDWISLDKLKDVSYEYQSSNQYFKLNFPPAWMPTQVLGKDSWYKPEVAQSGIGLLNNYDFYTYRPYQGGSTSSLFTEQRFFSPLGVIKNSGVYVKNQYKNEGNAESVDNDGYRRYDTSWQFDNQKNATSFLLGDIITGSKTTWGSSVRLGGFQVQRNYSTRPDLITYPLPQFIGQAALPSTVDLIINGQKTSSTEVQSGPFILNNVPFINGKGEAVVVTTDAVGRQVTTSVPFYISNTLLKPGLFDYSLSLGKIREDYGLKNFSYGKFASAADARYGVNDWLTVEGRTELSSDLQLLGAGSVLKLANLGVLSASFTQSKADKSMSEDRTKDLEGNQYTVGYSYNRNRFGFSINHNQRDDEYTDLSRLQYSNLISVNSNKSLTANTYFATKNSGTFGVGYINTKANDFKNRFLNLSWAPVLPTYMNGVTVSLSANRDFIEKEWSAAFQLSIPLFQRNATVNSGYAFNKQGDTGYVNFNRSVPSEGGFGVDLTRRFNENSEDLNQARVNYRNSYINTDFGLSGNHDYNYWFGLSGSLIYMAGDLFASNRLGESFALIDTNQVPDVLVRYENSLIGRSNKKGHIFVPSVTPYYSGKYSVDPIDLPSNFTITQVEQRIAAKRGSGVVIKFPVHQSISANVYLTQADGKPVPVGAVVHRADQESSYVGMDGIVYLENLKPNNTVTVQRSDQSICKADFSVDVEQAKQQIVVVKPVTCHEVSLP
- the csuC gene encoding Csu fimbrial biogenesis chaperone CsuC codes for the protein MVICMNNSAFIKNGILKSFLFASTLSLVTPVMAQATFLIWPIYPKIEANEKATAVWLQNTGKTDAMVQIRVFKWNQDGLKDNYSEQSEIIPSPPVAKIKAGEKHMLRLTKSVNLPDGKEQSYRLIVDELPIRLSDGNEQDASKVSFQMRYSIPLFAYGKGIGSGLTEESQKLNAKNALAKPVLQWSVRNNQQGQSELYLKNNGQKFARLSALKTSKTGNDISLGKAAFGYVLSNSTVKFAIDQSTAHELAKTSKIYGVDSSGIKQELIEITKMEDPS
- the proP gene encoding glycine betaine/L-proline transporter ProP, producing the protein MRTSEKQVKPIEIDDINIIENEKTKKAITAAALGNAIEWFDFGVYGYVAYVLGKVFFPDASPSVQMIAALATFSVPFIFRPLGGLFFGHLGDKYGRQKVLAITVIIMSISTFGIGLIPSYETIGLWAPILLLIVKIVQGFSIGGEYSGAAIFVAEYSPDRKRGFMGSWLDFGSIAGFVLGAATVALITHAVGETRFAEWGWRIPFFLALPLGIIGLYLRNRLEETPVYQQHSEQQAQKSKPQKFSFKEIFVKHKRSLLVCIGLVISTNVTYYMLLTYLPSYFSHNLGYSEAHGALIIIAVMVGMLFVQPVIGYLSDKFGRRPFIFIGSFSLIFLSYPAFVLLNSGVNYQIFIGLLILALSLNMSIGVMASTLPALFPTEIRYSALGIAFNFSVVIAGLTPTLTATLVETTHNLMVPAYYLMICGVVGIATAMYLKETANKPLIGGVPIAHNIEEAQELLEEFHETIEQKIENIDQKIQELQQKRQKLADKHPDIA
- the csuE gene encoding Csu fimbrial tip adhesin CsuE; translated protein: MNIKTKKLLRHLCMFSGLMLTGNMAHAACSVSASGTSSISVPSIYLMENGENSSQFNSGLSCTGFSLALANMTYLKYRVEQMSNSFTNAQTGEKLNAIILDSNNEIISLGQEKDMSSFTLVNLFSGPDGNLPFYIRLPAGQSVSPGVYQADSPLKVKWFYSVPAVAIVGIGVFFESPGFRRGALGIGFNWGSGADSLGSLSITVLPDCRILAQDVNFGTAAFASKLEPVQSSMGIRCSVNTPYYVSLNNGLSPQNGNQRAMKSQTGNTFLKYDIFKNSSNDRWGSGNERWSSLNATINPGVHNGVTQQNYVFTTKIVDENADTIPAGTYQDTVTVQVEF